In one Streptomyces sp. NBC_01241 genomic region, the following are encoded:
- a CDS encoding ABC transporter ATP-binding protein, which produces MSSTRTSDASDAAAAPSATSRLTVRELTLAYEDRTVVHELDLAVPDGRVTVIVGPNACGKSTTLRALGRLLKPRGGAVLLDGTELSKIPTRRIAQSIGLLPQTPVAPEAITVCDLVARGRQPHQHWWQQWSDEDERAVTDAMARTDITALGDRSVDELSGGQRQRVWIAMALAQETDLLLLDEPTTYLDIAHQVEVLDLVRRLTAPAADGTRGRTVVTVLHDLNQAARYADHLVAMKAGRIVAEGHPRDIVTAGLVREVFGLDAVIVPCPVTGSPLVVPGAPWQATPAS; this is translated from the coding sequence ATGAGCTCGACCCGTACGTCCGACGCGTCCGACGCCGCGGCGGCCCCGTCCGCGACCAGCCGGCTCACCGTGCGGGAGCTGACGCTCGCGTACGAGGACCGCACCGTCGTCCACGAGCTGGACCTCGCCGTGCCCGACGGCCGGGTCACCGTCATCGTCGGCCCGAACGCCTGCGGCAAGTCGACCACCCTGCGCGCGCTCGGCCGGCTCCTCAAGCCGCGCGGCGGGGCGGTGCTCCTCGACGGCACCGAGCTGTCGAAGATCCCCACGCGGAGGATCGCCCAGTCGATCGGGCTGCTGCCGCAGACCCCGGTGGCCCCCGAGGCGATCACCGTCTGTGACCTTGTCGCCCGCGGCCGGCAGCCGCATCAGCACTGGTGGCAGCAGTGGTCGGACGAGGACGAGCGGGCGGTGACGGACGCCATGGCGCGTACGGACATCACCGCGCTCGGCGACCGGTCGGTGGACGAACTGTCCGGCGGGCAGCGCCAGCGGGTCTGGATCGCGATGGCACTCGCCCAGGAGACGGATCTGCTGCTGCTCGACGAGCCGACCACGTACCTCGACATCGCACACCAGGTGGAGGTCCTGGACCTGGTGCGCCGGCTCACCGCCCCGGCCGCGGACGGCACCCGCGGCCGGACCGTCGTCACCGTGCTCCACGACCTCAACCAGGCCGCCCGTTACGCGGACCACCTGGTCGCCATGAAGGCGGGCCGGATCGTCGCCGAGGGACACCCGAGGGACATCGTCACCGCCGGTCTCGTACGCGAGGTCTTCGGCCTGGACGCGGTGATCGTCCCGTGCCCGGTGACGGGGTCGCCGCTCGTGGTGCCGGGGGCGCCCTGGCAGGCCACGCCCGCGTCGTGA